A region from the Arachis ipaensis cultivar K30076 chromosome B01, Araip1.1, whole genome shotgun sequence genome encodes:
- the LOC107648696 gene encoding uncharacterized protein LOC107648696 — protein MESPPALTSPSQRSVPVSARCRHRSFCFCFAASVVTPSPLWTSLLLNLALSLVLCLPLWLNLCLYHLGWKILSIAVPSDMALTADPIASLVDTTFIGRIGSLSGWVVAVEGAVVRALRMERSSNLFCL, from the exons ATGGAGTCCCCGCCAGCACTGACGTCGCCGTCGCAGAGGAGCGTCCCTGTCTCCGCGCGCTGCCGCCATCGaagcttctgcttctgctttgcTGCTTCTGTTGTCACGCCGTCGCCCCTCTGGACGTCATTGCTTCTGAATCTTGCCCTGTCACTGGTTCTCTGCCTCCCATTGTGGCTCAACCTCTGTTTAT ACCACCTTGGTTGGAAAATATTGTCAATTGCAGTGCCTTCTGATATGGCTTTGACAGCTGATCCTATTGCTTCACTGGTTGACACAACATTCATTGGCCGAATAG GTTCATTGAGTGGTTGGGTTGTTGCTGTAGAGGGAGCTGTGGTGAGAGCATTGAGAATGGAAAGAAGCTCAAATCTCTTTTGTTTATGA